Genomic segment of Leuconostoc mesenteroides subsp. mesenteroides:
GAAATACCAGTTGCACCGTTAATAAAAAGACTAGGAATACGGGAAGGTAACACCGTTGGCTCATAAGTTGTGTCATCAAAGTTCAAAACCATATCTACAGTTTCTTGCCCTAAATCCGCCATCATTTCACCAGCAATTTTTGACAATCGTGCTTCTGTATACCGCATTGCCGCAGCCGGATCATTGTCCACTGAACCATTATTACCGTTCATGTCTATCAGCGGTTCACGAACTTTCCAATCCTGAGATAAACGTACCATGGCTTCATAAATTGATGAGTCACCGTGCGGATGGAAATTACCCATTACGTTACCCACAGATTTTGCTGATTTGCGATATGGATGATCATAGGTGTTTCCATCCTGATCCATTGCAAACAAAATACGCCGTTGCACTGGCTTCAATCCATCTCGAATGTCTGGCAAAGCACGTTCTTGAATTATATATTTTGAATAGCGCCCAAAGCGCTCCCCCATCACTGCTTCAAGTGAGAGTTCGGTTATACGATCTGCCATCTAAGTGCGGTTCTCCTTGATTAAAACATCTATAAAATAATTAATTACAAAAAAATGTAATAGCAAATTTTATCTAAAATATTAAGTAATACCTAATCATCTTTAAATAGTCAGCCATTCTTATCTAGTGACGATTGAAATCAATTGTCACCATTCTGCCAAGTCTTAATGACTGGCACACTTTTTTGTTCTTTAAATTTTGTGCCAGATTCATGATTGCGCGCTTTTTCAAAAACATCACTAGATTTTGTATCATCTCCATCAACAGTGTCTAGAATCGACCCAGCTTCATCCAATGTAAAATGAACATTGGCTTCAATCCATTCACGTCGCGGATCGACTTTATCACCCATCAACGTAGTGACACGTTTTTCAGCTGATACAGCATCATCAATTTTAACACGTATTAATGTTCTTGATTCGGGATTCATGGTCGTTTCCCATAATAATGGCGCATTCATCTCACCAAGTCCCTTGAAACGTGTTAATTCATAACGCGCGTCATTTTGATTCGTGATTGATTCTAACTCATCATTAGTCCAGGCAAATTGATCTGCCAGTTTCTTGGAAGAGTACTTGACGCGGTATAATGGTGGCAAGGCTATGTAGACACGTCCTGCTTCAATTAATGGCCGCATATACTTATAAAAGAATGTTAATAGCAAGGTTTGAATGTGCGCCCCATCATCATCGGCATCTGTCATAATGATAATTTTGTTAAATGAAGCATCTTCAACTTTAAAATCATTTCCAACACCACCACCAATTGCATAAATCAATGTTGATATTTCTTCATTTTTTAGAATATCTGCTAACTTAGCTTTTTCAGTGTTTAGTACTTTTCCACGTAGTGGCAAAATAGCTTGAAATTTACGGTCACGTCCTTGCTTTGCAGAGCCTCCGGCTGAATCACCCTCGACTAGAAAAAGCTCATTTTTATCAGCATTTTTAGACTGAGCAGGTGCTAACTTACCAGAAAGCAGACGATCTTTCGCCCCTTTAGTTTTACCTGTGCGACTTTCATCGCGAGCACGGCGAGCTGCTTCTCGAGCTTCGCGCGCACGAAGTGCCTTACGGATTAAGTTTTGTCCGAAGTCACCATTTTCCATTAAGAAGCGTCCAAGAATTTCATTAACAACAGAGTCAACGATACCACGTGCTTCCGGTGTTCCTAACTTATCTTTAGTCTGCCCCTCGAACTGCAAAAATTGTTCTGGAACACGCAGTGAAATAACAGCCGATAAACCTTCTCGGACATCCGTTCCTTCTAAGTTTTTATCTTTATCTTTCAGTAAGTTGACTTTACGCGCATACTCGTTAAATGCTTTTGTCCATGCAGTTCTGAAACCTACTTCATGGGTACCACCATCTTGCGTGCGAACATTATTAACAAATGATAGAAGCGTTTCTGAGTAGCCATCATTATATTGCGCAGCTACATCGACAACAATTCCTTCCTGCTGACCTTCAAAAGTCATAACGGGTCCGATAGTCTCTTTGTCTTCATTCAAAAAGCCCACAAAAGCTTCGAGACCTTTTTCATAATGATATTCTTCAGCACGGATTGGGTCAACGCGCTCATCCGTTAGTATAAACTTAACACCACTCATCAAAAATGATGATTCACGCAAACGTTCTGCTAAAATATCAAATTTATAAACTGTCGCACTAAAAATCTTCGCATCTGGCTTAAAAGTAACTGTCGTCCCTGTTGGTTCCTTAGTTTTACCCAAATCTCGTAAGGTGCCAACTGGCTTACCACCATCGACGAAATCTTCTTGCCATTTATGGCCTTCGCGAACAATAGTTACCGTTAAACTTTCTGATAATGCATTAACAACAGAAGAACCAACACCGTGTAACCCACCTGAAGTCGCATAGCCGCCTTGACCAAACTTTCCACCAGCATGTAAAACTGTTAAAATAACTTCTGGTGTGGGTTTTCCAGACTCGTGCATACCAATTGGCATGCCACGACCAAAGTCCTGTACTGTGATAGCATTATTCTTATGTATCGTAACACGAATTTCATTTCCATAGCCACCAAGCGCTTCATCAACAGCATTGTCTACAATTTCATAAACTAGGTGGTGCAAGCCACGACCATCCGTTGAACCGATATACATTCCTGGACGCTTACGAACGGCCTCAAGTCCTTCTAAAATTTTTATTGAATCTGAATCATAATGATTTTTTTCTGGCATATTAATCTATCCTTCGATACACGAACCAGTGTTCGTGCGCTAATGTCAATCTACTTTATCATAGATGAAAATTTTGTTTCTGACAAGTGTCAATATTTTATTTTTAACTAAGTTATGCCATATACTACTTAAATATATGGTAAACTTGTACTTGCTTTTATATTAAAGGGGTTTTTTATGTTTACTACTATATTAATGTTTATACTCTCTTACTTGGTAGGATCTCTTGTTCCAGGATTTTGGGTAGGTAAGATTTTTTACCATAAAGATATTCGTGATGAGGGGTCTGGTAACATTGGTACTACCAATTCATTTCGTGTTTTGGGTGTCCGAGCCGGTATAACTGTATTGGCACTTGATATGCTTAAAGGTACTGCAGCTGGCTTGCTGCCTTTATTATTCCATAGTAGCATTAATCCAATGTTAGTGGGTATTGGCGCTATACTGGGACATACGTTCTCCATCTGGATTGGCTTTAAAGGCGGTAAAGCAGTTGCTACTTCAGCTGGTGTATTACTAGCCTATAACCCCATATTCTTCATCATCATTATCGGTATTTTCGTTATTTTATTATCAATCAGTTCAATGGTATCCCTGAGCTCTATGATTAGTTTCTCATGCGCTGTCATCATATCACTATACTATCATGATTGGATACTGACGATGGTTGCAATCATATTGACCATTTTTGTTTTTTACCGTCACCGTACAAATATTTCACGAATCAAAAATGGTACAGAAAGTACTATACCATTTGGTTGGTACTATAACCACAAGAAAAGCGCTCATTGAGCGCTTTTTGTATCGAATAGAATTGTTACCGGTCCATCATTTGTTAAACTAACTTGCATATCCGCTCCAAATTCTCCAGTTTCAACCTGTAAACCACTTTTCCTTAATGTCATATTGAATCGGTCATACATAACAGTCGCAAATTCTGGCGCCCCTGCCTTAGTAAAACTTGGACGATTTCCTTTTTTAGTATCAGCAAATAACGTAAACTGTGAGATAGATAAAATAGTACCAGAAATATCTTCTATACTGCGATTCATACGGCCGTTTTCATCTTCAAAAATTCGTAAATTATGTATTTTTCGAACTAAATAATCTATATCTGCTTGTTCGTCACCGTCAGCAACCCCAACTAACAATAGATACCCTTTGTTAATTGCTCCTTTTACTTGATCGTCAACTTTAACACTAGCTTTATTTACACGTTGCAATACAACTTTCATATTATCTCCATTCTCAAACTACATTTCCTTTTTAACATAATACGTGAAAAAGGATACCCTATCAAGGCCATTTAAACGACTTCCGATTTTCATCAAAAAAGCCTCAAAATTTTCCACTTGAGGCTTACTAATATATTTTAATGAAATGTGCGTTCCACATCGTATACTGCTGGTAGGTTGTTTAAAGAATCCATAATTGCTGTCAGCTGTTCCGAATTTTTGACACCAATTGACAGAGAAACTTGCGCCATACCGTTTTTGGTTACATGACCGTTAACAGAATTCACATAGCGTGTTCGCCCATTAACACTGCGAAGTACATCGTTTAGCAAACCACCGCGGTTTTCACCA
This window contains:
- the parE gene encoding DNA topoisomerase IV subunit B, whose product is MPEKNHYDSDSIKILEGLEAVRKRPGMYIGSTDGRGLHHLVYEIVDNAVDEALGGYGNEIRVTIHKNNAITVQDFGRGMPIGMHESGKPTPEVILTVLHAGGKFGQGGYATSGGLHGVGSSVVNALSESLTVTIVREGHKWQEDFVDGGKPVGTLRDLGKTKEPTGTTVTFKPDAKIFSATVYKFDILAERLRESSFLMSGVKFILTDERVDPIRAEEYHYEKGLEAFVGFLNEDKETIGPVMTFEGQQEGIVVDVAAQYNDGYSETLLSFVNNVRTQDGGTHEVGFRTAWTKAFNEYARKVNLLKDKDKNLEGTDVREGLSAVISLRVPEQFLQFEGQTKDKLGTPEARGIVDSVVNEILGRFLMENGDFGQNLIRKALRAREAREAARRARDESRTGKTKGAKDRLLSGKLAPAQSKNADKNELFLVEGDSAGGSAKQGRDRKFQAILPLRGKVLNTEKAKLADILKNEEISTLIYAIGGGVGNDFKVEDASFNKIIIMTDADDDGAHIQTLLLTFFYKYMRPLIEAGRVYIALPPLYRVKYSSKKLADQFAWTNDELESITNQNDARYELTRFKGLGEMNAPLLWETTMNPESRTLIRVKIDDAVSAEKRVTTLMGDKVDPRREWIEANVHFTLDEAGSILDTVDGDDTKSSDVFEKARNHESGTKFKEQKSVPVIKTWQNGDN
- a CDS encoding D-tyrosyl-tRNA(Tyr) deacylase, with amino-acid sequence MKVVLQRVNKASVKVDDQVKGAINKGYLLLVGVADGDEQADIDYLVRKIHNLRIFEDENGRMNRSIEDISGTILSISQFTLFADTKKGNRPSFTKAGAPEFATVMYDRFNMTLRKSGLQVETGEFGADMQVSLTNDGPVTILFDTKSAQ
- the plsY gene encoding glycerol-3-phosphate 1-O-acyltransferase PlsY yields the protein MFTTILMFILSYLVGSLVPGFWVGKIFYHKDIRDEGSGNIGTTNSFRVLGVRAGITVLALDMLKGTAAGLLPLLFHSSINPMLVGIGAILGHTFSIWIGFKGGKAVATSAGVLLAYNPIFFIIIIGIFVILLSISSMVSLSSMISFSCAVIISLYYHDWILTMVAIILTIFVFYRHRTNISRIKNGTESTIPFGWYYNHKKSAH